The window GCAGCGCTCATTGTTCATTGACGCACAGAGTCCCAAAATGAATATCCAAGAGCAGGGTTTCCCCTTGGACCTCGGAGGAAGTTTCACCGAAGATGCCCCCCGACCCCCAGTGCCTGGTGAGGAGGGTGAACTGGTGTCCACGGACCCCAGGCCCATCAGCCACAGCTTCTGCTCTGGGAAAGGTGCTGGGATTAAAGGTGAGACTTCAACAGCCACTCCGAGGCGCTCAGATCTGGACTTGGGGTACGAGCCTGAGGGCAGCGCTTCGCCCACCCCTCCGTACTTGAAGTGGGCCGAGTCGCTGCACTCCCTACTGGATGATCAAGATGGGATAAACCTGTTTAGGACTTTCCTGAAGCAGGAGGACTGTGCCGATCTCCTGGACTTCTGGTTTGCCTGCAGCGGCTTCAGGAAACTGGAGCCCTGTGACTCGAATGAGGAGAAGAGGCTGAAGCTGGCCAGAGCTATCTACCGCAAGTACATCCTCGATAACAATGGCATTGTGTCCAGGCAGACCAAGCCAGCCACCAAGAGCTTCATAAAGGACTGCATCATGAAGCAGCAGATCGATCCTGCCATGTTTGACCAGGCCCAGACGGAAATCCAGTCTACCATGGAGGAGAACACCTACCCCTCATTCCTCAAGTCCGATATTTATTTGGAGTACACGAGGACAGGCTCGGAGAGCCCAAAGCTCTGCAGTGACCAGAGCTCCGGGTCGGGGACAGGGAAGGGAGTACCTGGATACCTACCCACTTTGAACGAAGATGAGGAATGGAAATGTGACCAAGACGTAGATGAAGACGATGGCAGAGACCCTGCTCCCCCCGGCAGGCTCACGCAGAAGCTGCTCCTGGAAACCGCCGCCCCGAGGGCCTCCTCAAGTAGACGGTACAGCGAAGGCAGAGAGTTCAGGTGAGTCCGACCCGAGGCCTCCGTTTCTGTGCTCACCTCCAAGACCTGGAGAACTAGCAGGGAAAGGTCTTGTCCTTCAGCCCCAAAGTGGGTGGACTCCTGGAGCTGGGGCAAGTTGTGGTTTTAGTCTTTACTCATGATGCCTTCACATTTGTCATTAgatgtttttaatgtttgtattttGAGGGCACTTTTATCAAGAACAGCCTAAAATGTATGGCTTTGTAAGTCGTTAGGAACATTGGAATTCTTAGAAGTGATATGACATTTAAACCttaccctttatttttatttttttattttttaataaatttacttatttatttatttatttttggctgcattgggtcttcgttgctgcgcgcaggctttctctagttgcggcgagcggggggctactctttgttgcgg is drawn from Physeter macrocephalus isolate SW-GA unplaced genomic scaffold, ASM283717v5 random_152, whole genome shotgun sequence and contains these coding sequences:
- the LOC114484903 gene encoding axin-1, which encodes MNIQEQGFPLDLGGSFTEDAPRPPVPGEEGELVSTDPRPISHSFCSGKGAGIKGETSTATPRRSDLDLGYEPEGSASPTPPYLKWAESLHSLLDDQDGINLFRTFLKQEDCADLLDFWFACSGFRKLEPCDSNEEKRLKLARAIYRKYILDNNGIVSRQTKPATKSFIKDCIMKQQIDPAMFDQAQTEIQSTMEENTYPSFLKSDIYLEYTRTGSESPKLCSDQSSGSGTGKGVPGYLPTLNEDEEWKCDQDVDEDDGRDPAPPGRLTQKLLLETAAPRASSSRRYSEGREFR